One genomic window of Pseudomonas sp. LFM046 includes the following:
- a CDS encoding S1-like domain-containing RNA-binding protein, translating to MALIGRFNSLQVAKHTDFGLYLDGGPDGEILLPKRYVPKDEPTEVGDWLNVFLYLDSEDRPVATTLKPKVQVGGFASLKVVEINRIGLFLDWGLPKDLLLPHSEEKRPLQVGDYCVVHVYLDKRTRRITATARLDRYLDNHPPHYKHGQAVDLLVAEKTDLGFKAIIEGKHWGLIHKNEMFKFLRSGMQEKGYIKEIRPDGKISLSLQPVGEQAVSGLGEQIIAALRAEGGVLRLSDKSPPELISQRFGVSKGTFKKAIGGLYKQGLIRIEDDRIELL from the coding sequence ATGGCACTCATCGGGCGTTTCAATTCACTTCAGGTGGCCAAGCACACCGACTTCGGCCTGTACCTGGATGGCGGCCCGGATGGCGAGATCCTTCTGCCCAAGCGCTATGTGCCCAAGGACGAGCCCACCGAGGTGGGCGACTGGCTGAATGTCTTCCTTTATCTGGACAGCGAAGACCGCCCGGTGGCCACCACGCTCAAGCCCAAGGTGCAGGTCGGCGGGTTCGCCAGCCTCAAGGTGGTGGAAATCAATCGGATCGGGCTGTTCCTCGACTGGGGCCTGCCCAAGGACCTCCTGCTGCCCCATTCGGAAGAGAAGCGCCCGCTCCAGGTGGGCGATTACTGCGTCGTGCATGTCTACCTCGACAAGCGCACCCGCCGCATCACCGCCACCGCTCGCCTGGACCGCTACCTGGACAACCACCCGCCGCACTACAAGCATGGCCAGGCCGTCGACCTGTTGGTGGCAGAGAAGACCGATCTCGGCTTCAAGGCCATTATCGAGGGCAAGCACTGGGGCCTGATCCACAAGAACGAGATGTTCAAGTTTCTCCGCAGCGGCATGCAGGAGAAGGGCTACATCAAGGAAATCCGCCCCGACGGCAAAATCAGCCTGAGCCTGCAGCCGGTGGGTGAGCAGGCGGTCAGCGGCCTGGGTGAGCAGATCATCGCCGCGCTGCGTGCCGAGGGCGGGGTGCTGCGTTTGTCCGACAAAAGCCCGCCGGAGCTGATCAGTCAGCGTTTCGGTGTCAGCAAGGGCACCTTCAAGAAGGCCATCGGCGGCCTCTACAAGCAGGGACTGATCCGCATCGAAGACGACCGTATCGAGCTGCTCTGA
- a CDS encoding DUF3509 domain-containing protein: MDLDFDKLISAFPEYELSAKPRPDGGFVLTLEREGKFFQRVVAATAQLDWLVSTLKRDLALENGEVPPVESLKVLHRKPLPRYLRA, translated from the coding sequence ATGGATCTGGATTTTGACAAGCTGATCAGCGCCTTTCCGGAATACGAGCTGAGTGCCAAGCCTCGGCCCGATGGTGGCTTTGTGCTGACACTGGAACGCGAGGGGAAATTCTTCCAGCGCGTGGTGGCAGCAACGGCGCAGCTGGATTGGCTGGTCAGTACGCTGAAGCGCGACCTGGCGCTGGAAAATGGGGAGGTTCCGCCGGTGGAGTCGCTGAAGGTGCTGCATCGCAAGCCCTTGCCGCGCTACCTCCGCGCTTGA
- a CDS encoding c-type cytochrome domain-containing protein, producing the protein MGTWLRRVLLGGLLITQGAVQAAEVTFDDIQPILQARCVMCHAGEAAPLGLRLTRLDELLKGSKGRPVVNAGDPAGSELVRRLKGISQPRMPMTGPPFLSDAEIALFEDWIAGGLKAGRNPPDTPVAPAPLQRPAAGQPVTYAHVAPIFASRCVKCHSAYGLMGSAPEGLLLNSYAAILDRHERVRVVPGAAGASELVRRIRGQSQPQMPYDGPPFLSDEEIQLIVDWIDQGARDTNGQPAPSPVGARVRLQGVLGEGWTLDSLPLVVGPGTRIDKAPEVGDYVEVRGRWGQDGRVLVERIRRR; encoded by the coding sequence ATGGGCACGTGGCTGCGGCGGGTGCTGCTGGGTGGATTGCTCATCACGCAGGGAGCGGTCCAGGCGGCGGAGGTGACCTTCGACGATATCCAGCCCATCCTCCAGGCCCGCTGCGTGATGTGCCACGCCGGCGAGGCGGCGCCCCTGGGGCTGCGGCTGACCCGCCTCGACGAGCTGCTCAAGGGTAGCAAGGGCCGCCCGGTGGTGAACGCCGGTGACCCTGCCGGCAGTGAGTTGGTCCGGCGCCTGAAAGGGATCAGCCAGCCGCGCATGCCCATGACCGGGCCTCCCTTTCTCAGCGATGCCGAGATCGCCCTGTTCGAAGACTGGATCGCGGGTGGCCTCAAGGCTGGCCGCAATCCGCCCGACACCCCTGTCGCGCCGGCGCCGTTGCAGCGCCCGGCGGCGGGCCAGCCGGTCACCTATGCCCATGTGGCGCCGATCTTCGCCAGTCGCTGCGTCAAGTGCCATTCCGCCTACGGCCTGATGGGGTCAGCTCCGGAAGGCCTGCTGCTGAACAGCTACGCCGCCATCCTCGACCGTCACGAACGGGTGCGTGTGGTGCCCGGTGCCGCTGGGGCCAGTGAACTGGTGCGGCGCATCCGTGGCCAGTCGCAACCGCAGATGCCCTACGACGGCCCACCTTTTCTCAGTGATGAGGAAATCCAGTTGATCGTGGATTGGATCGACCAGGGCGCCCGCGATACCAACGGCCAACCAGCGCCCAGCCCGGTGGGGGCGCGGGTGCGCCTGCAAGGCGTGCTGGGGGAGGGCTGGACCCTGGATTCATTGCCGCTGGTGGTCGGTCCCGGCACGCGCATCGACAAGGCGCCCGAGGTGGGCGACTACGTGGAAGTGCGCGGGCGGTGGGGCCAGGACGGCCGGGTGCTGGTAGAGCGCATCCGGCGGCGCTGA
- a CDS encoding DMT family transporter, translating into MKPSRLPLDWFACGLMFVLCICWGFQQVAIKLTLDDVPSILQLAIRSGGAALVLGALVLWKEGRAAFSDGTLLPGIAVGALFALEFLFIGEGLNHTSASHLSVFLYTAPMFAALGLHLMLPEERLSPLQWLGVLVAFGGIATAFLGQPAGAPGNALLGDGYALLGALAWGATTLVIRGSSLSEANPVKTLFYQLFGAALLLTVVAFSTGNTEMQLTQRAIISLSFQVVVIALVSYLAWFWLLRRYLASRLSVLSFMTPLFGVTFGVLVLGEQLDLSFVVGAILVLGGILLVSGTELLRGRQQRKALAPSEA; encoded by the coding sequence ATGAAACCCTCCCGCCTGCCCCTGGACTGGTTCGCCTGCGGCCTGATGTTCGTCCTCTGCATCTGCTGGGGCTTCCAGCAAGTGGCGATCAAGCTGACCCTGGACGACGTGCCCTCCATCCTGCAACTGGCCATCCGCTCCGGCGGCGCGGCGCTGGTGCTGGGCGCCCTGGTGCTCTGGAAGGAAGGTCGCGCGGCCTTCAGCGACGGCACCCTGCTGCCCGGCATCGCCGTCGGTGCGCTCTTCGCCCTGGAGTTCCTGTTCATCGGCGAAGGCCTGAACCACACCAGCGCCTCGCACCTGTCGGTATTCCTCTACACCGCCCCGATGTTCGCCGCCCTGGGCCTGCACCTGATGCTGCCCGAGGAACGCCTGTCGCCCTTGCAATGGCTGGGCGTGCTGGTGGCCTTCGGCGGCATCGCCACCGCGTTCCTCGGCCAGCCGGCCGGCGCCCCCGGCAATGCGTTGCTGGGCGACGGCTATGCCCTGCTCGGCGCCCTGGCCTGGGGTGCGACCACGCTGGTGATCCGTGGTTCGTCGCTGTCCGAGGCCAACCCGGTGAAGACCCTGTTCTACCAGCTGTTCGGCGCGGCCCTGCTGCTCACCGTGGTGGCCTTCAGCACCGGCAATACCGAGATGCAGCTGACCCAGCGCGCCATCATCAGCCTCAGCTTCCAGGTGGTGGTAATCGCCCTGGTGAGCTACCTGGCGTGGTTCTGGCTGCTGCGCCGCTACCTCGCCTCGCGCTTGTCGGTGCTGTCTTTCATGACCCCGCTGTTCGGTGTCACCTTTGGCGTGCTGGTACTGGGCGAGCAGCTCGATCTGTCTTTCGTCGTCGGCGCCATCCTGGTGCTCGGCGGCATCCTGCTGGTAAGCGGCACCGAGCTGCTGCGCGGCCGCCAGCAGCGAAAGGCCCTGGCCCCTTCCGAGGCCTGA
- a CDS encoding LysR substrate-binding domain-containing protein: MRLPSLIALRTFEVAARSRNFTEAAQELSVTPGAVSRQIRLLEGELGVSLFDRTRNTVTLNDNGRRLAATVAQAFELLTRGADELRGQDEGPIHITCAPSIASHWLMRRLNQFAATNPDITLSLEATEQLVDLERGEATLAIRFTTTDAPMPASELLFHEEFFPVCSPAYLEHYGPVREPRDLLGARLIHTHWKNTANLQLPSWEDWFASYVGAPGPVKGGMRFGLIGHAIQGAVSGQGFALGSTALACDDIANGRLVLPFGEHCRLSTPWAYRLAWSRRTPPAEKVRRLIDWLLAEARNTVREQGSGGN, encoded by the coding sequence ATGCGTCTCCCTTCCCTCATTGCCCTGCGGACCTTCGAGGTCGCCGCCCGCAGCCGTAACTTCACCGAGGCCGCCCAGGAACTCTCCGTGACGCCCGGCGCCGTGAGCCGGCAGATCCGCCTGCTGGAGGGCGAGCTGGGCGTGAGCCTGTTCGACCGCACCCGCAATACCGTCACCCTCAACGACAACGGCCGCCGTCTCGCGGCTACGGTGGCCCAGGCCTTCGAGCTGCTGACGCGGGGCGCCGACGAACTGCGCGGCCAGGACGAAGGGCCGATCCACATCACCTGCGCGCCGTCCATCGCCAGCCACTGGCTGATGCGCCGGCTCAACCAGTTTGCCGCGACCAACCCGGATATCACCCTGAGCCTGGAAGCCACCGAACAACTGGTCGATCTGGAGCGCGGCGAAGCGACCCTGGCTATCCGCTTCACCACAACGGATGCGCCCATGCCGGCCAGCGAACTGCTGTTTCACGAGGAATTCTTCCCGGTCTGCAGCCCGGCCTATCTGGAGCACTACGGCCCGGTGCGCGAGCCGCGCGACTTGCTGGGCGCGCGGCTGATCCACACCCACTGGAAGAACACCGCCAACCTGCAACTGCCGAGCTGGGAGGACTGGTTTGCCAGTTATGTGGGAGCGCCGGGGCCGGTGAAGGGCGGGATGCGTTTCGGCCTGATCGGCCACGCCATCCAGGGGGCCGTGAGTGGCCAGGGTTTCGCCCTCGGTTCCACCGCCCTGGCCTGCGATGACATCGCCAATGGCCGCCTGGTGTTGCCCTTTGGCGAGCACTGCCGCCTTTCCACCCCCTGGGCCTATCGGCTGGCCTGGAGCCGCAGGACACCACCGGCGGAGAAGGTGCGTCGGCTGATCGACTGGTTGCTGGCCGAAGCCCGCAACACGGTGCGGGAGCAGGGCAGCGGGGGGAACTGA